A genomic stretch from Bacillus sp. E(2018) includes:
- a CDS encoding serine hydrolase: MQNVVSSFKTVESDQVGLIVYSTKQQEVVCSFNSGLVVPLASAGKVVIAYCVTRWVENGLFHWNDLIKDIQLDKEENSAVLFPHFQESRSLSLGSLVEVMISCHDSKAADSIVQFCGGWEKVNTEINRSYKHINLSSNPRDVENKGRISEVLSVLKAIFEGYHRHPQLWLPVMNGLVRPQDHFEGIPNHMLNHMSGGFETLVVDIGILGEFHQHPLLYVLGATDLPNRYTNTFSDERIVESMKLMYHEYTIQRKQMT; this comes from the coding sequence ATGCAAAATGTAGTAAGTTCATTTAAGACCGTTGAATCTGATCAAGTAGGTTTAATCGTCTATTCAACGAAACAGCAAGAAGTTGTGTGTTCATTTAATTCTGGTTTAGTCGTTCCACTAGCTTCAGCTGGAAAAGTAGTTATTGCCTATTGCGTAACAAGATGGGTCGAGAACGGTTTGTTTCATTGGAATGATTTGATTAAGGACATTCAACTGGATAAAGAAGAGAACAGCGCTGTTTTATTTCCACATTTCCAAGAGAGTAGGTCCTTGTCTTTAGGTAGTCTCGTAGAAGTGATGATCTCTTGCCACGATAGTAAAGCTGCAGATAGCATTGTGCAGTTTTGTGGGGGGTGGGAAAAGGTAAATACAGAGATAAATAGATCTTACAAACACATAAATCTTTCTTCAAATCCTCGGGATGTTGAAAATAAAGGCAGAATTAGTGAAGTGCTTTCTGTATTAAAAGCTATTTTTGAAGGGTATCACCGTCATCCACAATTATGGTTACCTGTTATGAATGGTCTAGTTCGACCTCAAGATCACTTTGAAGGGATTCCAAACCATATGTTGAATCATATGAGCGGAGGTTTTGAAACCTTAGTGGTGGATATAGGGATTTTAGGAGAGTTTCATCAACATCCTTTGCTCTATGTTTTAGGAGCCACTGATCTTCCTAATCGTTATACAAACACCTTTTCTGATGAAAGAATAGTAGAGTCTATGAAGTTGATGTACCACGAATACACCATACAAAGAAAACAGATGACATAA
- a CDS encoding aminoglycoside phosphotransferase family protein yields the protein MSYKLPDLFIKQIIGVHGEKANEWLSKFEEILSYCEKNYDLHIQQPFNLSYNFVAPATRSDDCEVVLKVVIDQKEFETELRALQLLSSENTVKVLAFEKERGMMLLERIQPGHTLAEIENDDKATILAANVMKKLMVPAPVDSNLPTVLDRKNSLKRIYQNYNSYLPVSKATIEEALFITEGLNTSIEKTYLLHGDLHHYNILANGDSWTAIDPKGLIGDREYEVVQYLLNKLPEQRMEEITEKRIEIFVDVLNLNKERVLLRAYSHAVLATCWTIEDGQMQDSFLNTIQVFKNLVSKYIQKDALL from the coding sequence ATGAGTTACAAACTTCCTGATCTATTTATTAAACAAATTATAGGTGTACATGGAGAAAAAGCTAATGAATGGTTGAGTAAGTTTGAAGAGATACTATCTTATTGCGAAAAAAACTATGATCTTCACATCCAACAACCTTTCAATCTTTCGTACAATTTCGTCGCACCCGCTACAAGAAGTGATGACTGTGAAGTGGTTTTGAAGGTTGTGATTGATCAGAAAGAATTTGAAACGGAGCTACGTGCACTTCAGCTTCTGTCTAGTGAAAATACAGTTAAAGTCTTAGCGTTTGAGAAGGAACGAGGTATGATGCTTCTTGAACGAATACAACCAGGACATACCTTGGCAGAAATAGAAAATGATGATAAGGCTACTATACTTGCTGCTAACGTGATGAAGAAGTTAATGGTTCCTGCACCAGTTGATTCTAATCTTCCGACGGTTCTTGATCGTAAAAATAGTTTGAAACGAATCTATCAAAATTACAACAGTTATCTACCTGTTTCAAAAGCAACCATTGAAGAGGCTTTATTTATTACTGAAGGATTAAACACTTCTATAGAGAAGACATATTTACTTCATGGCGATCTTCACCACTACAATATACTAGCAAATGGAGATTCTTGGACTGCGATCGATCCAAAGGGCTTAATCGGGGACCGTGAATATGAGGTTGTTCAATATTTGCTGAATAAATTACCTGAACAGCGAATGGAAGAGATAACAGAAAAACGAATTGAAATTTTTGTAGATGTACTGAATCTGAATAAAGAACGAGTTTTGTTAAGAGCCTATTCACATGCTGTGTTAGCTACTTGTTGGACAATTGAAGATGGTCAAATGCAGGACAGCTTTTTAAATACCATTCAGGTCTTCAAAAACCTAGTAAGTAAATACATACAGAAAGACGCACTTCTCTAG
- a CDS encoding NAD(P)-dependent alcohol dehydrogenase: MKAVLCLKYGTPEVLSLQQVPKPSPKENEILIKIHATTVTTGDVRVRGFNSPLLYWLPMRLFLGIRKPRKPILGVELAGVVEEVGQRVTRFKKGDDVYAMTGMRFGAHAEYICLPEDGIVTHKPQNVTFEEAAAIPFGGTTALHFLRKGKIQSGQKVLIYGASGAVGTAAVQLAKFFDTEVTAVCGSTNLELVKSLGADHVVDYTREDFTKSDKKYDIIFDAVGKTSMSNSQNALTANGKFVTVDGQGIAKERTEDLEFLKKRIESGQMIPVIDRYYKLDQISEAHEYVETGRKKGNVVIRVV; encoded by the coding sequence ATGAAAGCTGTATTATGTCTGAAGTATGGTACGCCAGAAGTACTTAGCCTACAACAAGTTCCAAAACCATCGCCTAAAGAAAACGAGATACTGATCAAAATCCATGCTACTACAGTAACAACGGGGGACGTCAGAGTTCGTGGCTTTAATAGTCCTTTATTATATTGGCTGCCGATGCGCTTATTCCTTGGTATACGAAAACCGAGAAAACCGATTTTAGGAGTTGAATTAGCAGGAGTTGTAGAAGAAGTCGGCCAACGTGTTACTCGGTTTAAAAAAGGAGATGACGTGTATGCCATGACCGGAATGCGATTTGGCGCACATGCAGAATATATATGCCTCCCTGAAGACGGAATTGTCACACATAAACCACAGAATGTAACTTTTGAAGAAGCCGCTGCCATTCCCTTTGGAGGGACTACAGCGCTGCATTTTTTAAGAAAAGGAAAGATTCAAAGCGGACAAAAGGTTCTGATTTATGGTGCCTCTGGAGCTGTAGGAACAGCCGCTGTCCAACTTGCCAAGTTTTTTGATACTGAAGTAACAGCTGTGTGCGGTTCAACCAATCTAGAACTGGTTAAATCATTAGGAGCTGATCATGTCGTAGATTATACAAGAGAGGATTTTACAAAATCGGATAAAAAATACGATATCATTTTTGACGCTGTAGGAAAAACATCAATGTCTAATAGTCAAAATGCTTTAACAGCTAACGGTAAATTCGTTACCGTTGATGGGCAAGGTATTGCAAAAGAGCGTACAGAAGATCTAGAATTCTTAAAGAAACGAATTGAATCTGGTCAAATGATACCCGTAATCGATCGTTATTATAAGCTAGACCAAATTTCAGAAGCTCATGAATACGTTGAAACTGGACGGAAGAAAGGTAATGTTGTCATAAGAGTGGTTTAA
- a CDS encoding DUF5662 family protein, with protein sequence MPAYGKYLLYIVEHKLNVFIECWKLGLYVQAFTHDLSKLHPAEFFTYAKKFYSDEKPSEVEWQYAWLHHQHHNKHHWNYWVVDQLKKEAVPIPRKYVLEMICDYKSFSRRWGRKRSGPTISNRLIANLLTDRVILHPDTRKECAQIIEKLEPENAQKSI encoded by the coding sequence ATGCCGGCATACGGAAAATATCTTCTTTATATTGTTGAACATAAATTGAATGTCTTTATAGAATGCTGGAAGTTAGGACTTTATGTTCAAGCATTTACACATGATCTATCTAAACTTCATCCAGCTGAGTTTTTTACATATGCAAAGAAATTTTATTCAGATGAGAAGCCCAGTGAAGTGGAATGGCAATATGCTTGGCTTCATCATCAACATCACAATAAACATCATTGGAATTATTGGGTGGTTGATCAGCTTAAAAAAGAAGCGGTTCCGATTCCCCGAAAGTATGTACTCGAGATGATCTGTGATTACAAATCTTTCTCAAGAAGATGGGGAAGAAAACGATCAGGACCCACCATTTCAAATCGTTTAATCGCCAATCTTTTAACGGATCGTGTAATTCTACATCCTGACACAAGGAAAGAATGTGCACAAATAATTGAAAAGTTGGAACCCGAGAATGCTCAGAAATCAATCTGA